The Toxorhynchites rutilus septentrionalis strain SRP chromosome 3, ASM2978413v1, whole genome shotgun sequence genome includes a region encoding these proteins:
- the LOC129774085 gene encoding uncharacterized protein LOC129774085: protein MRCLLDSGSQIEAISERASSLLKVPCTQERMLVHGINGTIQTNKQIKITLTADQGKFNLDMELIVIPHALCEQLSETIDSSQLATPKGIRLADPNFHVKGPVDILLGARVFYQVLVSRQIRTAHGPTYIESKLGWLAAGSLHLNGTYGAPVSVSTLSLCTDVSKGNAPLATLKNVRKEVKGTKCSNEELNRLFYKFYKGDEIASEQETNTILTDNEVEQHFKTTHFINADGKYVVRIPLKEEINVLGSSREQADRRLLSLERRFAQNPQLKVEYELFMKEYLDLGHMDLVKEKDEHKVIYYIPHSCVAKPDSTTTKLRVVYDASAKTTTGKSLNDIQAIGPVIQKDQLDLLLEFRGEDYVLSADITKMYRQTGIVDRRRYLDAMYSVSLQQKRTDKDLSIENRNIR, encoded by the coding sequence ATGAGATGTCTCCTAGACTCGGGAAGCCAGATAGAGGCCATCAGCGAAAGGGCCTCTTCACTACTCAAGGTACCATGCACCCAGGAACGAATGTTAGTACACGGAATCAATGGCACTATACAAACCAACAAACAGATCAAAATAACGCTCACGGCTGATCAAGGAAAATTCAACTTAGACATGGAGTTGATAGTAATCCCCCACGCTCTATGCGAACAACTGTCGGAGACAATAGACAGCTCCCAGTTGGCAACCCCCAAGGGTATTAGGCTTGCTGACCCAAACTTCCATGTTAAGGGACCCGTTGATATTTTATTAGGAGCGAGAGTATTCTATCAGGTACTTGTTTCAAGGCAAATAAGGACGGCTCACGGGCCAACGTATATCGAATCAAAGCTGGGATGGCTTGCCGCGGGATCACTTCACCTCAACGGCACGTATGGAGCTCCTGTTAGTGTGAGTACTCTCTCATTATGCACTGATGTATCGAAAGGAAATGCGCCACTGGCCACTTTAAAAAATGTAAGGAAAGAGGTAAAGGGAACCAAATGTTCAAACGAAGAGTTAAATCGACTATTCTACAAATTCTACAAAGGAGATGAGATTGCATCAGAGCAGGAAACGAATACAATACTCACAGATAATGAAGTTGAGCAACACTTCAAAACCACGCATTTCATAAACGCAGACGGAAAATACGTGGTACGAATACCACTAAAAGAAGAAATAAATGTACTAGGAAGTTCGCGAGAACAAGCTGACAGGAGACTTCTATCACTGGAGCGGCGATTTGCCCAAAATCCACAACTTAAAGTTGAGTATGAACTCTTCATGAAGGAATATCTTGATCTAGGTCACATGGATTTAGTCAAGGAAAAGGATGAACACAAAGTGATTTACTACATACCGCACTCTTGTGTGGCTAAACCCGACTCTACAACTACTAAGCTAAGAGTGGTTTACGATGCTAGCGCTAAAACTACCACTGGGAAGTCTCTAAACGATATACAAGCTATTGGCCCAGTGATACAGAAGGATCAATTAGATCTCTTGCTCGAATTCAGAGGGGAGGATTACGTGTTGAGTGCCGACATAACGAAAATGTATCGACAGACAGGTATCGTCGACAGACGACGATACCTGGATGCAATGTATTCGGTATCGCTTCAACAAAAACGAACCGATAAGGACCTATCGATTGAAAACCGTAACATACGGTGA
- the LOC129774084 gene encoding uncharacterized protein LOC129774084 has translation MKEITLPRLELQGALLLAKLAQKVKAVIKDRLNAEFYWCDSQVALTWIRGPPTKWKVFISNRTQQIQQLTDAKDWYYVKSASNPADLVSRGITIGQLIGNKKTFWINGPEFLVEGDYPQDQIDENLKAPEEKVKSVSVATANVPPIDDYIAKFKYHNSFKKTRRHFALVKRIIENWKAKSPTWKRRGISNKYLSGAFTPQELNEGTKLIIQIMQQQEYPTKLAVIQWGETINKDQFEHLNPTMQNGLLHVTGRLSLAELPLTHKTPILIPKSHPFAKVIIRYIHERNFHCGLELVMSEFRRTYWMRNLRKVAEGVINKCVKCARARPRRLQQHMGQLPRARVNPSSAFTHTGVDLCGPFEVL, from the coding sequence ATGAAGGAGATCACCCTGCCACGATTGGAGTTGCAAGGCGCACTTCTGCTTGCTAAATTGGCTCAGAAGGTGAAAGCAGTAATTAAGGACAGACTAAACGCAGAGTTTTATTGGTGCGATTCTCAAGTTGCACTAACTTGGATCCGAGGACCTCCAACAAAGTGGAAAGTGTTTATTTCTAATCGCACCCAACAAATCCAACAGTTGACTGATGCCAAAGATTGGTATTATGTCAAATCAGCAAGCAACCCAGCCGACTTAGTATCTCGAGGTATCACCATCGGACAATTGATAGGTAACAAGAAGACCTTTTGGATAAACGGGCCAGAATTCCTGGTTGAGGGCGACTATCCTCAAGATCAGATCGATGAAAATCTCAAGGCACCAGAAGAAAAGGTTAAATCAGTTAGCGTAGCGACAGCCAATGTCCCACCTATTGATGATTACATAGCAAAATTCAAATATCACAACTCCTTCAAGAAGACGCGCAGACATTTCGCGCTAGTTAAAAGGATAATCGAGAACTGGAAGGCCAAGTCCCCAACTTGGAAACGAAGaggtatatcaaacaaatactTAAGCGGAGCCTTCACTCCGCAAGAATTAAATGAAGGAACAAAATTGATCATTCAAATCATGCAACAACAAGAATATCCAACCAAATTAGCAGTCATACAATGGGGTGAAACTATCAACAAGGATCAATTTGAGCATCTGAATCCTACAATGCAAAATGGACTTCTTCACGTAACGGGAAGGCTGAGCTTGGCCGAGCTGCCACTCACCCACAAGACCCCAATCCTAATCCCCAAATCACACCCATTCGCAAAGGTGATAATCAGATACATTCACGAAAGGAATTTCCACTGCGGACTGGAACTGGTCATGAGCGAATTCCGCCGGACGTATTGGATGCGGAACCTCAGAAAGGTCGCAGAAGGAGTCATAAATAAATGCGTCAAGTGCGCCAGGGCAAGGCCAAGACGATTACAACAACACATGGGACAGTTACCCCGGGCAAGAGTCAATCCATCATCTGCATTTACCCACACAGGGGTGGATCTCTGTGGGCCTTTTGAAGTCCTATAG